GACGCCCTGCGCCCCACTTGTTAACGATTTCCTGCTCATCGCCATACTCCACACCTGTAATGCCGGTAACAGGCACACCGCCGACAAGTACGACAATATCAGCCCACGCAACTAACATGCCGTTAACCATAGGCACGCCGTTTTTAATGCTTACGTTCATTGCTTTTGCCTTTTGTGTTTAGGTTATACGGATTTAGCGAACCCGATTTTAATTCTCACATGTCGCATAACCGGGACTGCAACATTCTTGATTACGAACTCTACCAGGCTGGTGCTTGCGACATCCTGCTCCGGGTCTATCTCAACTTTGTAGCCGCTAAGTTCCCCGGCTCGTTCCATAGCCTCGAGGGCTTGGTTTGCCACAGTTTCCAAATGCGCCACGGTATAGCTTGCCAACTGTCCGGTGGAAGCGTCAACATATACGTTGCCGCCGAGTTCCGGCTTTACGTATGTGCGTATGCCGCGCACAGCCTTATCCATAGTTCGCACGCTCTCAATGGCTGCGTAGTCGCTGATTGCGGAGTCCATTGTGTGGCTGTCATTCATATAGCTTCCGGCTTGCCCGGTATGAGTGATAAAGAACAGATAACGCGCCGTGTCAAGTGTCTCGAGCAATGCTTTATCCACATCGCGCAACAGTGTACCGTCACCGAAAGCCGGGAGACTTACACCGGTGGGGAACTCTTTGATCCATGCAATACACTGGTGAACCTTTGCGCTGCTAAGCAAGCCCATAACGACACCCAGACCGCTGACGCTTGCTTTCCCGGTGTTGGTCTTGTCGTTAAACAGGTCTGCTCCTTTGCCGCTTCCTGCCTGACCTATCACCACGCTGACGCGGCTTTTATTCTCACCCGCAAGGTTAACCGGCATTGTGTTGAGCGTGCCCACTTTCGGGGCGTACACGACAGACAGTTCCGCCTCCTCCCCGGCAAGTGCGTCCGCGACACCCTGCAGGGCCGTGAGGTCGTCACCGCTAAGGGTGCGGTCGCCACACCATACGCCGATCTGACGGATACGGCCGGCCGCAAAGTTCTGCACTGTCTTAAGCTCGGCGAATGTCTGGGACTCACCCTGCGGCTTCTCGAAGATCGCCACATACAGGCTTACAGCCGGGTTAATTCGGTAAAGTTCGCTGAGCTGATAGTGAAGCACACGCACGCCCCAGCTTGCTGCATCCTCCTTAATACCCGCAGCCTCCGCCGCGTCAATGGTGCTGAGTGGCTGCACGTGGTCGGTTTTGAACGCGGCCGGAATATCTGCCGCCGGAAGATAGACCACAAAACCGGTTATATGGTCCTCACCGGGCAGAGACTTGGGGACATTGCCGTTCTGTCTCTGTATATTCAGACTTGTTGCCATTACGCTTCCACTTTTAAGGGTACTGCCGAAAATCCCAGACTTTTGCCGTGGTTTCGGGCGTCAGTTTCCTGTTTGAAACACTGGCCGTCGGCTGTCACCCATACTGCCGGGAGACTGTGACGCCGGCACGCTGCTTTACCCACAGCAGTAAGGGCGTCAGTTTCCGCCTTTGCTTTGGCGCGGGCTGCTTTCAGTTTTGCGACCAGTTCCGGCTCGGGCTGGTTCTTGCCTTTGCCTGACTTTTTCGCCGAAGCTGTCTCTAAGGTTGCCGCGACGTGTGCCATCTCCTCCGCAGTGACGGCGCCGGCTTCATTAATCGTTGCCAGATTTTCCGCTGCGATTTCGGCTGTGGTCTTTTCTTTTGTTTCGTTGCTCATATCTTTTTACGTTTTAGATTATATATTTTCCACCCTGCTACTGACAGGATCAGAACTGCAGCCAATATCAGGGTGGCGACTTTCAACCGTTCCCACAGGCTCGGGGCTTTGGTAGCTGTTACCGTCACTTCGTCAAGCGTGCCGCCGTCAATGGTCTGCACCGCTTCGGTTTCGGTCTCGGCTTTCTCCTCGGCGGTAATATCTGCCGCCTCATTACTCTGCTGCTCCTCGCCGTGGGTCTGCCGGATCTTGGCTTTTAACGGTCTTTGTCCGGTGTCCGGGTCGGGTTGCTTTTCAGTGTCGTAGACCTCAATCTCCGTAACCGTCAGCCCCCGGGTTTGGGTCTCCCTCGTCAGGGTCGCCTCTTGGTGTTGGGTGTGCACCTCGCAACCTTTGGCGCTCGTCGTCACATGCTCCGTTGTTTCCGTCCTGGTGTGCTCCGCGACCTTTCGGTGTGAGCAGCAGCTCGAATTTGACAGGGCAGCTATCAATATGACGACAGCCCCAAATGCGCTCCAGTGCGTTGTTGAGTCTTTGCACATCTTTGCGTAAGTTAGTTATTTCGGCTTTGAGCGGCGGCACAATACTTTCCATCAGTATGTCCGCAGCCTTTCGCACGTTTTCAAGCTCATTGCTTTTGACCTCTGCGAGCTTATTATTCATTTCAGCCCTCAGCGTCTTAAGTTCAATGCGGTATTTAGTGCGCTCCAGTTTGCGGCCAACCCATGCCCCTACGGGACCAGATACCGCCGCAACAAGCGCCGATACTATGATTGTTATTATTTCGCCGCTCATTCATTGTTCCAATGCTTTGTCGGCTGCGCTCGGCATAGCCGGAGCAAGCTCCGCTCTGCTCTCACTGGCACGACAATTCATATTGTTACTGTTTAATACCCACTTTTGTGAGCCATTTTTTTACATCGAAGCCGGGGCACGGTTTATTAGCAAATTCGTTATGACCGTGAACAGTAGCGCCGGGGTATTTCTTGAGAAGTTCTTTAACCAACTTTACAAGCGTAGCCTCTTGTGCCGGGGTTCGTGTGTCCTTCCCGATATTTTGCCAATTCGGGGTCTTACGTGGCGGACATCCGCCAACGTAACACACACCGATTGACCGCGTATTATGTCCGGTGCAATGCGCTCCGGCCACTGCCTCGGACCGCCCGGGGCGGATTTCCCCGTTTAGTCCGATAACATAGTGGTAGCCTATATCAGAAAAGCCACGCGCCAAATGGCTTGCTTTTATCCGGGTATTTGAAAACTCCTCACCCTCCGGCGTTGCCGTATAGTGCAGAATGATTTCATCGACCTTGCGCTTTCCGGGTGTCGCGCCCATAGCTGCAAGTGTCTGCGCTCCGGCTATTCCGTCAGCCGTTAACCCCTTACGCTTCTGAAACTCTTTGACGGCTTCCTCGGTCAACGGTCCGAAAATACCGTCAGGTATGAGGTTTAACCGCTGTTGCAGGGCTTTTACCTCCGCGCCTCTGCTTCCTTGTTTCAGTGTAGCCATAGGTTTTTTACGCTTTTGCGCTGACTATTGCCATACGACAATTGGTCTCAGACAAAGGCAGACAAATGCCGTACTGGTCAAAGTTAACGAGGTTGCGGTGGTTCTGAGGGTCGTTCTCGGCTTTACTCCAGTAGAATGTTGTTGAGCCTGCGGCTTTCATCATTCTGCCGGCATAGAACGCAACGGAGCTCTGCGAGTCGGTCGCACCGGGAACAGCACCCCATGCAAGTTTTTTACCTGCCGAGTTGTAATAGGGTGTGCCGTCATATTCGTAAATGTCAAAACCATACAGGCGGCCGATTTTGCCCTCGGTCTGGTTAATGTTGTAATGGTCTTTGAAACGCTGCTCTGTCTGGAGCAGGTCGTTCACATGGTCGGAACAGAGCACCAGCACGCGATCCTGCTTGGGTATACCCATTTTGTCAAAGCTCCTTTTGACTGCCAAAAGGTCAGCCGAAGTCATGAGCTTGCGACCCTCTACAGCTTCGCCGGTAGTGAAAAGCACAGGCACGCCGGTTTTATTCTCATCCGGGGCAATGGCGTGTATTGCACGCTGACCGAACGCCTCGACCAATACATCGCGGTGGCGTTCCTGAACGCTTGCCATTTTGTCGTAACTGATAGCGTGCAGCTCATCATTGGTCACAGGGGTTGCCTCGGTTGTGAACTTGTCAAGACTCACAGGCTTGTCCGCATCCTCCAGAGCAGTAACAGGAATTGGGTAGGTGGTATTATTTACAAGCACCGTGGGGTCACCGCCGATTTCAACGAAGTGGATAACGTCGTTATTTACATACTGGTTATAACTGCGGATTCTTGCAAGCCAGCCCCACGACTCCAGGGCGGTGCGGAACTGTTTGATCTGCTCACCGGTCCATATCTCTTTGAGGACACCGGCACGGAATGAACCCGCGGGGGCTGCCTGACCTAATGCAAGTGCCAGAACATTGCCGGCGATTGCTCCGGTTTCAGGGGCGCAGCCGATTGCCACAGCACAGGTAGCGCCGGCGGCGGCATTGAACGCAACGGCCATAATCATGCAGCTGACTATGCCGAGCAGCTTCTTAAAAAAATTGCTTTTCGATTTCATTGCTGTTGTTGATTGTGTTTATAGGGTTTATTTATTCGCTTAGGGGCGGGCAGTCT
The sequence above is drawn from the Duncaniella freteri genome and encodes:
- a CDS encoding N-acetylmuramoyl-L-alanine amidase; its protein translation is MATLKQGSRGAEVKALQQRLNLIPDGIFGPLTEEAVKEFQKRKGLTADGIAGAQTLAAMGATPGKRKVDEIILHYTATPEGEEFSNTRIKASHLARGFSDIGYHYVIGLNGEIRPGRSEAVAGAHCTGHNTRSIGVCYVGGCPPRKTPNWQNIGKDTRTPAQEATLVKLVKELLKKYPGATVHGHNEFANKPCPGFDVKKWLTKVGIKQ
- a CDS encoding DUF2586 family protein; its protein translation is MATSLNIQRQNGNVPKSLPGEDHITGFVVYLPAADIPAAFKTDHVQPLSTIDAAEAAGIKEDAASWGVRVLHYQLSELYRINPAVSLYVAIFEKPQGESQTFAELKTVQNFAAGRIRQIGVWCGDRTLSGDDLTALQGVADALAGEEAELSVVYAPKVGTLNTMPVNLAGENKSRVSVVIGQAGSGKGADLFNDKTNTGKASVSGLGVVMGLLSSAKVHQCIAWIKEFPTGVSLPAFGDGTLLRDVDKALLETLDTARYLFFITHTGQAGSYMNDSHTMDSAISDYAAIESVRTMDKAVRGIRTYVKPELGGNVYVDASTGQLASYTVAHLETVANQALEAMERAGELSGYKVEIDPEQDVASTSLVEFVIKNVAVPVMRHVRIKIGFAKSV